Proteins found in one Candidatus Binatia bacterium genomic segment:
- a CDS encoding helix-turn-helix domain-containing protein, with product MGGGAGTSADDGGAAPGYDLRSARAEFESRHIRFVLAARSGNVSRAAESLGLSRSMLQKKMKEYDLR from the coding sequence ATGGGAGGCGGTGCCGGGACGTCCGCCGACGACGGCGGGGCCGCACCCGGCTACGACCTCCGGTCTGCTCGAGCCGAGTTCGAATCTCGACATATCCGTTTCGTTCTCGCAGCCCGTAGCGGAAACGTGTCGCGCGCCGCGGAGAGTCTCGGGCTTTCCCGATCGATGCTGCAGAAGAAGATGAAGGAGTACGACCTGCGCTGA
- a CDS encoding sulfite exporter TauE/SafE family protein: MLVVVVAATALAAMAQTVAGFGFALIAVPFYVTVLEVSEAVGAVAVLSFVNVAMVARSVRGHAPWPTVRYLLAGSICAMPFGLVLLLSVSGDVLRIAVGTVSILMAAAIGAGFTLHAAGRVGTFFVGAASGVLCTSIAINGPPVVLFLQALRHPPEVFRAAISTFFMFNGLVSLSIFAFAGVVSTHSLGISLTAFPALLVGHWIGHRLLPRFSPETFRRFVLALLVVSASTSLIDGLLRTFG; this comes from the coding sequence ATGCTCGTCGTCGTCGTCGCTGCCACGGCGCTCGCTGCGATGGCCCAGACCGTCGCGGGCTTCGGCTTCGCGCTCATCGCCGTGCCGTTCTATGTGACGGTGTTGGAGGTCTCCGAGGCGGTGGGGGCGGTCGCCGTGCTGAGCTTCGTGAACGTCGCGATGGTGGCACGCAGCGTTCGCGGGCACGCGCCGTGGCCGACCGTGCGCTACCTCCTGGCCGGCAGCATCTGTGCAATGCCCTTCGGCCTCGTACTGCTGCTCTCCGTGTCTGGCGACGTGCTGCGGATCGCCGTAGGTACGGTGTCGATCCTGATGGCCGCGGCGATCGGTGCCGGCTTCACGTTGCACGCCGCGGGTCGGGTCGGGACGTTTTTCGTCGGTGCCGCGTCGGGCGTCCTCTGTACGAGCATCGCAATCAACGGGCCCCCGGTGGTCCTTTTCCTGCAGGCTCTTCGGCATCCTCCGGAGGTCTTTCGGGCGGCGATCTCGACGTTCTTCATGTTCAACGGACTGGTCTCGCTGTCGATCTTCGCTTTTGCCGGGGTCGTGTCGACCCACTCTCTGGGGATCTCACTCACGGCGTTTCCGGCGCTGCTCGTTGGCCATTGGATCGGGCACCGCCTGCTGCCGCGGTTCAGTCCGGAGACCTTCCGGCGTTTCGTTCTAGCGCTCCTCGTCGTGAGCGCGTCGACGTCGCTGATCGACGGGCTTCTCCGTACCTTCGGTTGA
- a CDS encoding carbon starvation protein A, whose translation MNAAVLAGVTFAIFVIGYRYYSRFLAERVFQIHADEPVPSREHEDGVDYVPTRLGILWGHHYTSIAGAAPIVGPALAVIWGWAPALIWVTVGTVMMGAVHDFSALVLSARHDGRSIGDISGVVLNERVRTLFLLIISLLIWIVLAVFAFIIGTLFVSYPGAIFPINVQIAIALLLGWLVHRRGLPALVPSLVAYGILLVCVFYGDAFAAAFPAIASLTVLQWVWVLLLYCFVASVLPVWLLLQPRDYINSHQLVTALILLSLGLLVLQPTVAAPAFNPNPEGAPSILPFLFITIACGAISGFHGLVSSGTTSKQLACMSDARPIGYGGMLGEGALGMLAVLATTAGFASTEEWYTHYASWGAAQGLPAKLGAFVQGSATFVSALGISMQAAETFMAVIVIAFAATSLDTGARIQRLVIGELGETYGIAPLKNRFVASATGIALALVLALTQAGGKGGLILWPLFGTTNQLLASVTLLLVSVWLRRKGRPVIYTFLPMVFVSAATLFAMLGEVRVYFESGSWLLLTLGLVILVCDVWVMFEGLRIFRDAKPEPPSGAPA comes from the coding sequence ATGAACGCCGCCGTACTTGCCGGGGTCACGTTCGCGATCTTCGTGATCGGGTACCGCTACTACTCCCGCTTCCTCGCCGAGCGTGTGTTCCAGATCCATGCCGACGAGCCGGTTCCGTCACGGGAGCACGAAGACGGTGTCGACTACGTTCCTACCCGCCTCGGAATCCTCTGGGGCCACCACTACACGTCGATTGCCGGTGCCGCGCCGATCGTCGGCCCGGCTTTGGCGGTGATCTGGGGCTGGGCGCCGGCGCTGATCTGGGTGACGGTCGGAACGGTGATGATGGGTGCCGTGCACGATTTCTCGGCGCTCGTGCTGAGCGCACGGCATGACGGCCGGTCCATCGGCGACATCTCCGGCGTCGTGTTGAACGAGCGGGTCCGGACCCTGTTCCTGCTCATCATCTCGCTTCTGATCTGGATCGTGCTGGCCGTGTTCGCGTTCATCATCGGGACGCTCTTTGTTTCGTATCCGGGGGCGATCTTCCCGATCAACGTTCAGATCGCGATCGCTCTCCTGCTCGGGTGGCTGGTCCATCGGCGCGGACTTCCCGCGCTCGTTCCCTCGTTGGTCGCTTACGGGATCTTGTTGGTCTGCGTGTTCTACGGGGATGCGTTCGCGGCCGCTTTCCCGGCGATTGCTTCGCTGACGGTCCTGCAATGGGTGTGGGTGCTCCTGCTCTACTGCTTTGTCGCTTCGGTGCTGCCGGTCTGGTTGCTGTTGCAGCCGCGCGACTACATCAATTCTCATCAGCTCGTGACCGCGCTCATCCTGCTGTCACTCGGGTTGCTGGTCCTGCAGCCAACCGTCGCGGCGCCCGCGTTCAATCCGAACCCCGAAGGTGCACCGTCCATCCTTCCGTTCCTCTTCATCACGATCGCGTGCGGAGCGATCTCGGGGTTCCACGGCCTCGTGTCGTCGGGCACGACGTCCAAGCAGCTGGCCTGTATGAGCGATGCCCGTCCGATCGGCTACGGCGGTATGCTGGGGGAAGGCGCTCTCGGTATGCTCGCGGTTCTGGCGACGACCGCCGGATTCGCCTCGACCGAGGAGTGGTACACGCACTACGCGAGCTGGGGGGCGGCGCAGGGGCTGCCCGCCAAGCTTGGCGCGTTCGTGCAGGGGAGTGCGACGTTCGTCTCGGCGTTAGGGATTTCGATGCAGGCGGCGGAGACGTTCATGGCGGTCATCGTGATCGCTTTCGCGGCCACGTCGCTCGACACCGGTGCGCGCATCCAGCGCCTGGTCATCGGCGAGCTGGGGGAGACCTACGGGATCGCGCCGCTGAAGAACCGCTTTGTGGCCAGCGCGACGGGAATTGCCCTGGCGCTGGTGCTCGCCCTGACCCAGGCGGGTGGGAAGGGTGGGCTCATCCTGTGGCCGCTCTTCGGAACGACGAACCAGCTGCTCGCGAGCGTCACGCTGTTGCTCGTGTCGGTGTGGCTTCGTCGCAAGGGCCGGCCTGTCATCTATACGTTCCTGCCGATGGTCTTCGTTTCGGCCGCGACGCTGTTCGCCATGCTCGGTGAGGTGCGAGTTTACTTCGAGAGTGGAAGCTGGCTTCTCCTCACTTTGGGTCTCGTGATCCTGGTGTGTGACGTCTGGGTGATGTTCGAGGGGCTCCGGATCTTCCGCGATGCGAAACCCGAGCCTCCCTCCGGCGCGCCGGCTTGA
- a CDS encoding endonuclease/exonuclease/phosphatase family protein, translated as MASRDFLVCALAGLALMLSGCPQSCDPARRAGSPEVFIDGRFAEWVDGARLRADGHDLFVRFTVPEPISLQAAPYSLALLLDTDGDAVTGSGLDYVDGETDVGAELAIVFSPPGGRPRPGGGSGEGVAALLLPTDEEDSKAQGFGHEGLDLVFAPTHEATEFELRISRRLSEQPLLSAAFESGRVSAHLFGVGKDTKLLWAEALGSIPLPPLAAVPHRLDAAWPARSAEDVRVVSWNVLFATPMRNPEPFARILRALDPDVVLVQEWEKATADDLRTWFDTHVSPGWHALDSPGWGVGVVARGELRRLGPERIERPVDAPADSFRPDRALRLAAAVVETRLGPVAAASLHLKCCGSPGGSQDRARIAEVSVIRGALADALGDLRDDAPVVRIFGGDLNLVGSAHPLNMLRAGLAADGGDLAVAKTDVLGDRALYTWRGRGSRFGAGRLDFLAYAGAELSRAFAVDTARLQDDVLAEAGLERADSAASDHLALVLDLRPFRSSSVTGAE; from the coding sequence ATGGCGAGTCGGGATTTCCTCGTCTGTGCGCTCGCCGGCCTCGCACTGATGCTGAGCGGGTGCCCGCAATCGTGTGACCCCGCGCGCCGGGCGGGGTCACCGGAGGTGTTCATCGACGGTCGCTTCGCGGAGTGGGTCGATGGGGCGCGCCTCCGGGCGGACGGTCACGACTTGTTCGTCCGATTCACGGTTCCCGAGCCGATCAGTCTCCAGGCCGCGCCGTACTCGCTGGCTCTTCTCCTCGATACTGATGGCGATGCCGTCACGGGCTCCGGGCTCGACTACGTGGACGGCGAGACGGATGTGGGGGCCGAGCTGGCGATCGTGTTCTCGCCGCCCGGCGGTCGGCCGCGTCCCGGTGGCGGGAGTGGGGAAGGGGTTGCGGCGCTGCTTCTGCCGACGGACGAAGAAGATTCCAAGGCTCAAGGTTTCGGGCATGAAGGCCTGGATCTCGTCTTCGCCCCGACCCACGAGGCGACCGAGTTCGAACTGCGAATCTCTCGTCGGCTCTCCGAGCAGCCTCTGCTATCCGCGGCCTTCGAGAGTGGGCGCGTATCGGCGCATCTCTTTGGGGTCGGGAAGGATACGAAGCTCCTCTGGGCGGAGGCGCTCGGGTCCATCCCGTTGCCGCCTCTTGCCGCGGTGCCGCATCGGTTGGATGCCGCCTGGCCGGCGCGATCGGCGGAGGACGTGCGCGTCGTGTCGTGGAACGTCCTCTTCGCCACGCCGATGCGAAACCCCGAGCCGTTTGCACGCATCCTTCGCGCGCTCGATCCGGATGTCGTGCTCGTGCAGGAGTGGGAGAAGGCGACAGCGGATGATCTGCGGACATGGTTCGACACGCACGTCTCGCCCGGATGGCATGCTCTAGATTCGCCCGGGTGGGGCGTCGGTGTCGTCGCGCGGGGCGAGCTTCGTCGACTCGGTCCCGAGCGCATCGAACGCCCCGTCGATGCTCCCGCGGATAGTTTCCGACCAGATCGGGCGTTGCGACTCGCCGCAGCGGTGGTGGAAACACGACTCGGTCCTGTCGCCGCCGCGTCGCTCCATTTGAAGTGCTGCGGCTCTCCTGGTGGCTCTCAGGACCGTGCACGTATCGCGGAGGTGAGCGTGATTCGCGGTGCACTCGCCGATGCGCTGGGAGATCTTAGAGACGACGCGCCTGTTGTTCGAATCTTCGGTGGGGATTTGAATCTGGTCGGATCGGCGCATCCCCTGAACATGCTGCGTGCGGGCTTGGCGGCTGACGGCGGGGATCTCGCGGTGGCGAAGACCGACGTCTTGGGTGATCGCGCGCTTTATACGTGGCGGGGCAGGGGGTCCCGGTTCGGCGCCGGACGGCTCGACTTCCTCGCGTACGCCGGCGCGGAACTCTCTCGGGCGTTCGCCGTCGATACGGCGCGACTGCAGGACGACGTTCTCGCCGAAGCGGGGCTCGAGCGGGCCGATTCGGCGGCCAGTGATCATCTCGCGCTTGTGCTTGATCTGCGGCCTTTTCGGAGTTCGTCTGTTACGGGAGCGGAATGA